From Vicinamibacteria bacterium, one genomic window encodes:
- a CDS encoding protein kinase — MTLAAGSRLGSYEIAASLGRGGMGEVYRGKDLKLGRKVAIKVLRSEFSQDAERLRRFEQEALAASALNHPNIVHIYDVHVRRGSGAAEGDAAEPDYIAMELVEGRTLREVLTEAPFLGERLYEIAIPIAAALAKAHGAGIVHRDLKPENVMVTNDGFVKILDFGLAKLLSFPFEANSEMATLAREGTRHGVLLGTVEYMSPEQAAGKNVDHRSDQFSFGLILYEMVTGRLAFRRDTAAQTLASIIESEPAPMAEANPSCPRKLETLVGRCLAKDPAGRFEDTGEIVVELKKLARDGVRAEKTTPRSATRDPMGIGSYVEREVRGVLSEVDRELREAFSSEVYQVRSSGHTRALSEARLRKALRRNRLSGAELVRREGERDWTPLYESRIFRDEVPSRGDPGDWVAKRKVLGFCQHLCVFTVFGIIWTLNTGSFPDWMGFWGVGLAAHAVGTAPSFVSLFRKKSLARVAEPKPLGSGEKKMELLSGSFREEVGRVRVLLERRGTDSELLHEVDAIVERVADLASKQKDLEEQTSEDERLRLEHLEEQARVRAEAAQTARDRKLYQRQLDVVRDRRRAIEKALGVLERLKVRQDVAEHQLRQLRLDLSRAEASSAPVPELSSRLTDIRHEVDAIEDVDEAIARELMS, encoded by the coding sequence ATGACACTCGCTGCCGGTAGCCGTCTCGGCTCCTATGAGATTGCCGCTTCGCTCGGGCGGGGCGGCATGGGGGAGGTGTACCGGGGGAAGGACCTCAAGCTCGGGCGCAAGGTGGCCATCAAAGTCCTCCGGAGTGAGTTCTCCCAGGACGCGGAACGGCTCCGGCGCTTCGAGCAAGAAGCTCTCGCCGCGTCCGCCTTGAATCACCCCAACATCGTGCACATCTACGACGTGCACGTTCGTCGGGGCTCGGGCGCGGCCGAGGGTGATGCAGCCGAACCGGACTACATCGCCATGGAGCTCGTGGAGGGTCGAACGCTCCGTGAGGTTCTCACCGAGGCGCCTTTTTTGGGAGAGCGGCTGTACGAGATCGCGATTCCCATTGCCGCCGCCCTCGCGAAAGCTCACGGCGCGGGAATCGTACATCGCGACCTCAAGCCCGAGAACGTCATGGTGACGAACGATGGGTTCGTGAAGATTCTCGACTTCGGTCTGGCGAAGCTCCTATCTTTTCCTTTCGAGGCGAACTCCGAGATGGCCACTCTCGCTCGCGAGGGGACGCGTCACGGCGTGCTCCTGGGAACGGTCGAGTACATGTCACCCGAGCAGGCGGCGGGAAAAAACGTCGACCATCGCTCGGACCAGTTCTCTTTCGGTCTCATCCTCTACGAGATGGTGACCGGACGGCTCGCGTTTCGGCGCGACACCGCGGCACAGACCCTCGCCTCGATCATCGAGAGCGAGCCCGCGCCCATGGCCGAGGCCAACCCGTCGTGCCCGAGAAAGCTCGAGACCCTCGTGGGTCGCTGCCTCGCCAAGGACCCCGCAGGGCGATTCGAAGACACGGGCGAGATCGTGGTCGAGCTCAAGAAGCTCGCCCGCGATGGCGTGCGGGCGGAAAAGACGACGCCTCGGTCGGCAACCCGGGACCCGATGGGAATCGGAAGCTACGTCGAGCGCGAGGTGAGAGGCGTACTCTCCGAGGTGGATCGTGAGCTGCGCGAGGCCTTCAGCTCGGAGGTCTATCAGGTTCGATCGAGCGGTCACACCCGGGCCCTCTCGGAGGCGCGTCTGCGGAAAGCGTTGCGCCGCAATCGCCTTTCGGGCGCGGAGCTGGTTCGCCGCGAGGGCGAACGCGACTGGACGCCGCTCTATGAGAGCCGCATTTTCCGAGACGAGGTGCCCTCTCGAGGGGACCCGGGTGACTGGGTCGCCAAACGCAAGGTGCTGGGATTCTGCCAGCACCTCTGCGTCTTCACGGTTTTCGGCATCATCTGGACCCTCAATACCGGCTCGTTTCCGGATTGGATGGGTTTTTGGGGAGTCGGTCTCGCGGCCCATGCGGTAGGAACGGCGCCGTCATTCGTCTCGCTGTTCCGGAAAAAAAGCCTCGCTCGCGTCGCCGAGCCGAAGCCGCTCGGCTCGGGTGAGAAGAAGATGGAGCTCTTATCCGGCTCGTTTCGTGAGGAGGTGGGGCGCGTACGAGTGCTGCTGGAGCGGCGCGGTACCGACTCCGAGCTCTTGCATGAGGTGGATGCCATCGTCGAGCGCGTGGCCGACCTCGCTTCGAAGCAGAAGGATCTGGAGGAGCAAACTTCGGAAGACGAGCGGCTAAGGCTCGAGCATCTCGAGGAGCAGGCGCGCGTTCGAGCGGAAGCAGCCCAAACGGCGCGAGACCGCAAGCTCTACCAGCGTCAGCTCGACGTGGTGCGCGACCGGCGCCGTGCGATCGAGAAAGCACTCGGGGTCCTCGAGCGCCTCAAGGTGCGGCAGGACGTGGCCGAGCATCAACTCCGGCAGCTCCGTCTCGACCTGTCTCGTGCGGAAGCGTCGAGCGCACCGGTTCCCGAGCTGAGCTCGAGGTTGACCGACATACGCCACGAGGTCGACGCGATCGAGGACGTGGACGAAGCAATCGCCCGCGAGCTGATGAGCTAG
- a CDS encoding MarR family transcriptional regulator, whose protein sequence is MNGSFDTRDEIIAALRRIIRAVDRHSKFLAQRYGLTGPQLVVLQFIEQHGPQTTSQLARGVSLGQATLSDILERLERKNLIERRRSKADKRRVINELTAAGRDALEKAPPLLQERFVKELQRLADWEQTQILSTLQRVAEMMRAQDIEASPVLVSGPVGVSAEETADFLTGQEEGEES, encoded by the coding sequence GTGAACGGGAGCTTCGATACCCGCGACGAAATCATCGCTGCCTTGCGACGGATCATCCGCGCCGTGGATCGGCACTCGAAGTTTCTCGCCCAGAGGTACGGTCTCACCGGACCCCAGCTCGTCGTGCTGCAGTTCATCGAGCAGCACGGGCCGCAAACGACGAGTCAGCTCGCCCGGGGAGTGTCTTTGGGGCAGGCAACTCTGTCCGACATCCTCGAGCGGCTGGAAAGGAAAAACCTCATCGAACGACGCCGTAGCAAGGCGGACAAGCGTCGCGTCATCAACGAGCTGACCGCCGCCGGTCGGGATGCTCTCGAGAAAGCGCCTCCGTTGCTCCAGGAGCGCTTCGTCAAGGAGCTCCAAAGGCTCGCGGACTGGGAGCAGACGCAGATCCTGTCAACGCTCCAGAGGGTCGCGGAGATGATGCGCGCCCAGGACATCGAGGCCTCACCCGTCCTCGTATCGGGTCCTGTTGGTGTGTCGGCGGAGGAGACCGCCGATTTTCTCACCGGGCAAGAGGAGGGCGAGGAGTCCTAG
- a CDS encoding energy transducer TonB produces MNKLVAWLKENFRNDDILSPLTGEAVEPPFFDPSRKRKTEVATAVGYVLVFGGALLLSTILPAPPQLDGVRDLPNLIFVMQPGPGGGGGGGGEQAEEPPSVQKIEGEDLAKVAVNTEAPKEELVYDNPDRPNEIEEENPPEEETAPEILAPVVAQAPDELDQKGILEGMEQLLDSAGSGNGGGAGTGEGTGIGEGQGSGLGDGYGGGYGGGAYRLGSGISTPIVVRQVQPQFTDEALARKIEGEVVVEVVILKDGSVQPLRVLQGLSADLNSKALEAAALWKFIPGKLQGQPVDVIAEIIVSFNIL; encoded by the coding sequence ATGAATAAACTCGTCGCCTGGCTCAAGGAGAACTTCCGTAACGACGATATCCTGAGCCCGCTGACCGGCGAAGCCGTCGAGCCTCCGTTCTTCGACCCGAGCCGGAAGCGGAAGACGGAGGTCGCCACGGCGGTAGGCTACGTCCTGGTGTTTGGCGGCGCACTCCTCCTGTCGACCATACTTCCGGCGCCCCCGCAGCTCGATGGCGTGCGGGACCTACCGAACTTGATTTTCGTCATGCAGCCGGGACCGGGCGGTGGCGGCGGCGGCGGTGGCGAGCAAGCCGAGGAGCCGCCTTCGGTACAGAAGATCGAAGGCGAGGATCTCGCCAAGGTTGCGGTGAACACCGAAGCGCCTAAAGAGGAGCTCGTCTACGACAATCCCGATAGGCCCAACGAGATCGAGGAAGAAAATCCTCCCGAGGAAGAGACCGCGCCCGAGATTCTGGCTCCAGTCGTCGCGCAGGCGCCCGATGAACTGGATCAGAAAGGCATCCTCGAGGGGATGGAGCAGCTTCTCGATTCGGCGGGGTCGGGAAACGGGGGTGGCGCCGGCACCGGTGAAGGAACCGGAATCGGTGAAGGCCAGGGCTCCGGTCTCGGCGACGGCTACGGGGGCGGCTACGGCGGTGGTGCCTATCGATTGGGCAGCGGCATCAGCACTCCGATCGTCGTCCGGCAAGTGCAGCCCCAGTTCACCGACGAAGCGCTCGCGCGCAAGATCGAGGGCGAGGTGGTCGTCGAGGTGGTCATCCTCAAAGACGGCTCGGTGCAGCCCCTCCGCGTTCTCCAGGGGCTCAGTGCCGATCTCAACTCGAAGGCCCTCGAAGCGGCCGCTCTGTGGAAGTTCATCCCAGGAAAGCTCCAGGGCCAGCCGGTGGACGTGATCGCCGAGATCATCGTCAGCTTCAATATCCTCTAG
- the sucD gene encoding succinate--CoA ligase subunit alpha, translated as MSILVDKNTRLLVQGITGREGQFHARGAIDYGTKVVAGVTPGKVGETFDGVPVFNTVKQAVRETGANASVIFVPPPFAADAILEAVDAEIPLVVCITEGIPAMDMVEVMRVVEETTSRLVGPNCPGVISPGRAKVGIMPGHIHKEGPVGVISRSGTLTYEAVDQLTRRGIGQSTCIGIGGDPVIGTTFVDALELFQADDETEAVILIGEIGGGAEETAAEYIEQKFTKPVVSFIAGQTAPPGRRMGHAGAIVMGGKGTAADKMAALRRAGVTVVESPADMGETMARILVSQ; from the coding sequence ATGAGCATCCTCGTCGACAAGAACACGCGGCTCCTCGTCCAGGGGATCACCGGTCGCGAGGGGCAGTTCCATGCTCGGGGCGCCATCGACTACGGCACGAAGGTCGTGGCGGGGGTGACGCCGGGCAAGGTCGGCGAGACGTTCGATGGCGTTCCCGTATTCAACACGGTCAAGCAGGCCGTTCGGGAGACGGGAGCAAACGCCTCGGTCATCTTCGTTCCGCCGCCGTTCGCGGCCGATGCGATTCTCGAGGCGGTCGACGCGGAGATTCCTCTCGTCGTATGCATCACCGAGGGCATTCCCGCGATGGATATGGTGGAGGTGATGCGGGTCGTCGAGGAGACCACCTCCCGCCTGGTGGGCCCTAATTGCCCTGGGGTCATCTCGCCCGGCCGCGCGAAGGTCGGGATCATGCCCGGCCACATCCACAAGGAAGGGCCCGTGGGAGTCATTTCCCGAAGCGGAACCTTGACCTACGAGGCGGTGGACCAGCTGACGCGGCGAGGGATCGGCCAGTCGACGTGCATCGGCATCGGTGGAGACCCGGTGATCGGGACCACCTTCGTCGATGCTCTCGAGCTGTTTCAGGCGGACGACGAGACCGAGGCCGTCATCCTCATCGGTGAGATCGGCGGCGGCGCCGAAGAGACGGCCGCGGAATACATCGAGCAGAAGTTCACGAAGCCCGTCGTCTCGTTCATCGCCGGGCAGACGGCCCCTCCGGGAAGACGCATGGGCCACGCGGGCGCCATCGTGATGGGCGGCAAGGGAACGGCGGCTGACAAGATGGCGGCCCTTCGCCGAGCGGGCGTGACCGTGGTCGAGAGCCCCGCCGACATGGGCGAGACGATGGCCAGGATCCTGGTGAGTCAGTGA
- a CDS encoding deoxyuridine 5'-triphosphate nucleotidohydrolase, whose amino-acid sequence MKLVEGAALRERLSAVPPLVEHLVDPETQIQMNGVDFTLREVSRFGDEPGVIDFDNSGRRTPSTQAIPPDESSCWRLRPGPYWIVYNEVVNVPADMFGLARTRSSVLRCGAQIGTALWDSGYSGRSGSLLVVHNPAGIVLKRNARVLQLVFFALDVPAAKTYAGRYQNENK is encoded by the coding sequence ATGAAGCTCGTCGAGGGAGCGGCTCTTCGCGAGCGGCTTTCGGCCGTTCCCCCTCTCGTCGAGCACCTCGTCGATCCCGAGACTCAGATTCAGATGAACGGCGTCGATTTCACCTTGAGGGAAGTGTCTCGCTTCGGGGACGAACCGGGAGTGATCGATTTCGACAACTCCGGGAGGCGTACCCCTTCGACTCAGGCCATTCCGCCCGATGAGTCCTCCTGCTGGCGTCTTCGTCCCGGCCCCTATTGGATCGTCTATAACGAGGTCGTGAACGTCCCCGCCGACATGTTCGGCCTAGCCCGTACCCGTTCGAGCGTTCTCAGGTGCGGAGCTCAAATCGGAACCGCACTGTGGGATTCAGGTTACTCGGGAAGGAGCGGCTCGCTTCTCGTCGTCCACAATCCCGCCGGCATCGTCTTGAAGAGAAACGCCCGCGTCCTGCAGCTCGTCTTCTTCGCTCTCGACGTGCCCGCGGCGAAGACCTACGCGGGCCGCTACCAGAACGAGAACAAATAG
- a CDS encoding 3-hydroxyacyl-CoA dehydrogenase NAD-binding domain-containing protein — protein MDSPVELDLQDGIARITFDLPGQKVNLLSRAVMERLSEVLKELEARDVRGAVVRSGKDGVFIAGADVNEIRTVQTGEETAEAVRTGQAIMDRIEMLDFPVVAAIGGMCLGGGAELALACHGRVGSDHPRFQIGFPEVNLGILPAWGGTTRLPRLIGIRQAMDLILTGRAIDAGKAERIGLVDRAVSHPELDRRALELLDQLIQGRRPRRPRRSFLLEGNPIGRWFLFWQAGKRVLEKTKGHYPAPLAALDVMRRGSRSRARSLELEREHASRLLPGEVSKNLVRVFFLADRAKGTPEGEPPRVESAGLLGAGTMGGGIARLLASRDVAVRLKDVSPEALGAGLAAARAVFEQRRKRRRLSSWELEKKMGLITPTLDWSGFGVADLVIEAIVEDIDIKKSVLRELEAHVSSECLIVTNTSTLSVSEMQTVLEHPERMAGFHFFNPVDRMPLIEVVRGQRTDERVVTKLVWMAQRLGKTPVVVNDAPGFVVNRILAPYLNEATKLLLETADIEGIDRAFLEFGMPMGPLRLLDDVGIDVAYKAGAVLGKAFGTRARPTGVLEKLVAVKRLGKKTGAGFYRYDGRRAVPDPEVCSILGASSSRPLRADEALRRALGLMIAEAYRCLDEEVVASGDELDLAMILGTGFPPFRGGLLRYAETYGIDRVADDLAQWRDKEGSRFEPPASLLERARTA, from the coding sequence ATGGACTCACCGGTCGAGCTCGACCTCCAGGACGGGATCGCGCGCATCACCTTCGATTTGCCCGGACAGAAAGTCAATTTGCTTTCCCGTGCGGTAATGGAGCGGCTCAGCGAGGTCCTGAAGGAGCTCGAGGCGCGGGACGTCCGGGGGGCGGTCGTTCGATCGGGAAAGGACGGAGTTTTCATCGCGGGCGCGGACGTCAACGAGATCCGGACGGTCCAGACTGGTGAGGAAACGGCGGAGGCGGTCCGGACGGGGCAGGCCATCATGGATCGCATCGAGATGCTGGACTTCCCCGTCGTTGCCGCGATCGGGGGCATGTGCCTCGGAGGGGGCGCCGAGCTGGCCCTCGCGTGTCACGGCCGCGTGGGCTCGGACCACCCCAGATTCCAGATCGGTTTTCCCGAAGTGAACCTCGGCATCCTGCCAGCATGGGGCGGCACGACACGCCTTCCGCGACTCATCGGAATTCGCCAGGCGATGGACCTGATCCTCACCGGGCGCGCCATCGATGCGGGGAAAGCCGAGCGCATTGGTCTCGTCGACCGCGCGGTCTCCCACCCGGAGCTCGACCGGCGTGCCCTCGAGCTCCTCGACCAGCTGATCCAAGGCCGGAGACCTCGGCGGCCGCGGAGGTCCTTCCTCCTCGAGGGTAACCCGATCGGCCGTTGGTTTCTCTTCTGGCAGGCCGGCAAGCGGGTGCTCGAGAAGACGAAGGGGCACTACCCCGCGCCCCTAGCGGCTCTCGACGTGATGCGCCGGGGGTCGAGGTCCAGAGCTCGCTCGCTCGAGCTGGAGCGGGAGCACGCCAGCCGGCTCCTTCCCGGTGAGGTCTCGAAGAACCTCGTGCGGGTTTTCTTTCTCGCGGACCGGGCGAAGGGGACTCCCGAGGGCGAGCCGCCGCGGGTCGAATCCGCGGGGCTTCTCGGCGCCGGGACCATGGGGGGCGGTATCGCCAGGCTTCTCGCTTCCCGGGACGTTGCCGTTCGTTTGAAGGACGTAAGCCCCGAGGCGCTGGGGGCGGGTCTCGCTGCGGCGCGAGCCGTCTTCGAGCAGCGGCGCAAGCGACGGCGCCTGAGCAGCTGGGAGCTCGAGAAGAAGATGGGGCTCATCACCCCCACTCTCGACTGGAGCGGGTTCGGCGTCGCCGATCTGGTCATCGAGGCGATCGTCGAAGACATCGACATCAAGAAATCGGTGCTTCGCGAGCTCGAAGCCCATGTGTCGAGCGAGTGTCTCATTGTGACGAACACCTCCACTCTTTCCGTCAGCGAGATGCAGACGGTGCTCGAGCATCCCGAGCGGATGGCGGGCTTTCATTTCTTCAATCCGGTAGACCGCATGCCGCTCATCGAAGTGGTCCGCGGACAGAGGACCGACGAGAGGGTCGTAACAAAACTCGTCTGGATGGCCCAGCGTCTCGGTAAGACGCCCGTAGTCGTGAACGACGCGCCGGGTTTCGTCGTGAACCGTATTCTCGCTCCGTACCTCAACGAGGCGACCAAGCTTCTCCTGGAGACGGCCGATATCGAGGGGATCGACCGAGCCTTCCTCGAGTTCGGAATGCCGATGGGGCCGCTGAGGCTCCTCGATGATGTCGGAATCGATGTCGCGTACAAGGCGGGTGCGGTGCTCGGCAAGGCGTTCGGTACTCGTGCCCGGCCGACGGGAGTTCTGGAGAAGCTCGTTGCCGTGAAACGGCTCGGGAAGAAGACGGGCGCCGGGTTCTATCGATACGACGGCAGACGCGCGGTGCCCGATCCAGAGGTCTGCTCGATCCTCGGAGCGTCGTCGTCGAGACCGCTCCGAGCGGACGAGGCGCTCCGGCGCGCTCTCGGTCTCATGATCGCCGAGGCCTATCGGTGCCTGGACGAGGAAGTGGTGGCGAGCGGCGACGAGCTGGACCTCGCGATGATTCTGGGCACCGGGTTTCCACCGTTTCGCGGCGGGCTCCTTCGATATGCCGAAACCTACGGGATCGATCGCGTTGCCGACGATCTGGCCCAGTGGCGCGACAAAGAAGGATCTCGGTTCGAGCCTCCTGCGTCTCTCCTCGAGCGAGCTCGCACCGCCTAG
- the sucC gene encoding ADP-forming succinate--CoA ligase subunit beta, giving the protein MNLHEYQAKELLLRYGVQVPPGKPVRSAEAAVEAAQELGLPVVVKAQVHAGGRGKAGGIKLAKTESEVADIATRMIGMELVTAQTGGEGKIVRRLLIEKGLDIDRELYVSLLVDRSEGRPIVIASAAGGVEIEKVAAETPEKILRVTVDPAVGLMHYQARELAFGLGLEGDVSKKAVSFLMGLYRAFIGLDASQVEINPCLVTRQGDVLALDAKVNLDDNALFRHQDLLELRDTDEESPLEVEASKHGLSYIKLDGNVGCMVNGAGLAMATMDIIKHAGGAPANFLDVGGGASPEQVKNAFRILMSDSQVKAVLINIFGGILRVDRLAEGLIAAVKELGVRIPIVIRAEGTNVELGRKMLAESGFTFITADSMKDAAQRVVKAAEGSA; this is encoded by the coding sequence ATGAACCTGCACGAGTACCAAGCCAAAGAGCTCCTCTTACGCTACGGGGTCCAGGTCCCACCGGGAAAGCCCGTACGATCGGCCGAGGCAGCGGTCGAAGCGGCCCAAGAGCTGGGCCTTCCCGTCGTCGTCAAGGCTCAGGTCCACGCGGGGGGGCGGGGCAAGGCCGGCGGGATCAAGCTTGCCAAGACGGAGTCCGAGGTTGCGGACATCGCGACACGGATGATTGGGATGGAGCTCGTCACCGCGCAGACGGGGGGCGAAGGCAAGATCGTCCGCCGTCTCTTGATCGAAAAGGGCCTCGACATCGACCGAGAGCTCTACGTCAGCTTGCTCGTCGATCGCAGCGAGGGAAGACCTATCGTCATCGCCAGTGCGGCCGGTGGGGTCGAGATCGAGAAAGTCGCCGCCGAGACCCCGGAGAAGATTCTCCGCGTCACCGTCGATCCCGCCGTGGGGTTGATGCACTACCAGGCTCGCGAGCTCGCTTTCGGTCTCGGTCTCGAGGGCGACGTCTCGAAGAAGGCCGTCTCGTTCCTCATGGGATTGTATCGGGCCTTCATCGGCCTCGACGCCTCGCAGGTCGAGATCAATCCCTGTCTCGTGACCCGGCAAGGCGACGTCCTGGCTCTCGACGCCAAGGTCAATCTGGACGACAACGCCCTGTTTCGACACCAGGACCTCCTCGAGCTCCGCGACACCGACGAGGAGTCTCCGCTCGAAGTGGAAGCGTCGAAACATGGTTTGAGCTACATCAAGCTCGACGGAAACGTGGGCTGCATGGTGAACGGAGCGGGGCTCGCGATGGCGACGATGGACATCATCAAGCACGCCGGCGGGGCCCCGGCCAACTTCCTCGACGTGGGCGGGGGAGCGAGTCCCGAACAGGTCAAGAATGCGTTCCGCATCCTGATGTCGGACTCGCAGGTCAAGGCCGTCTTGATCAACATCTTCGGCGGCATTCTCCGAGTCGACCGATTGGCCGAGGGTCTGATCGCCGCGGTGAAAGAGCTGGGCGTGCGGATCCCGATCGTCATCCGCGCCGAGGGGACGAACGTCGAGCTCGGGAGAAAGATGCTCGCCGAATCGGGATTCACCTTCATCACCGCCGACAGCATGAAGGATGCGGCCCAGCGGGTCGTAAAGGCGGCAGAGGGCTCCGCATGA
- the ndk gene encoding nucleoside-diphosphate kinase — protein MTERTLAIIKPDAVRQNVAGKILARIEEAGFRILGLRMIQMSKRQAEGFYAVHRSKAFFSSLTDYMSSGPCIVIAMEKKNAIDDLRKLMGATDPAKAEPGTLRSEFGTSVEENAIHGSDSAGSSAVEIPYFFTTLQLIL, from the coding sequence ATGACCGAGCGCACGCTTGCCATCATCAAGCCCGACGCCGTTCGCCAGAACGTCGCCGGCAAAATCCTGGCTCGGATCGAAGAGGCCGGCTTCAGGATCCTCGGCCTGCGGATGATCCAGATGAGCAAACGCCAGGCCGAAGGCTTCTACGCCGTTCACCGGAGCAAGGCCTTCTTCTCGAGCCTGACCGACTATATGAGCTCGGGCCCGTGCATCGTCATCGCCATGGAAAAGAAGAACGCGATCGATGACTTGCGCAAGCTCATGGGGGCGACGGACCCGGCCAAGGCTGAGCCGGGCACCCTGCGCAGCGAGTTCGGCACCTCGGTCGAGGAGAATGCCATCCATGGCTCGGATTCAGCCGGGTCATCCGCGGTGGAGATTCCCTATTTCTTCACCACCCTGCAGCTCATCCTGTGA
- the mdh gene encoding malate dehydrogenase: MGRFKVTVVGAGNVGATATQRIADAEIADVVMIDILEGIPQGKGLDMLEACPVSGADVHVRGTNDYRDTVGSDVVVITAGLPRKPGMSRDDLLLKNYEIVKGVTEQVVKHSPETILVVVSNPLDAMVQTSFKVSGFPKARVMGMAGVLDSARMRAFIAMEMKVSVENVHAFVLGGHGDDMVPLPRYSTVAGIPLPDLMSQETIDRIVERTRKGGGEIVSYLKTGSAYYAPSAAIVEMVDAILKDKKKILPCAAYLEGEYGINGLYMGVPVKLGSSGVEEVIEISLTNEERAALQKSAGAVQELVDKIGV, encoded by the coding sequence ATGGGGAGATTCAAGGTCACGGTCGTGGGAGCGGGAAACGTTGGCGCCACGGCGACGCAGCGTATCGCTGACGCCGAGATCGCCGACGTCGTGATGATCGACATCCTCGAGGGTATCCCTCAGGGCAAAGGCCTCGATATGCTCGAGGCTTGCCCGGTGTCGGGGGCGGATGTGCATGTCCGGGGGACGAACGATTATCGGGACACAGTCGGTTCCGACGTCGTCGTCATTACCGCCGGCCTGCCGCGAAAGCCGGGGATGAGCCGGGACGATCTACTCCTCAAGAATTACGAGATCGTCAAGGGAGTGACCGAGCAGGTCGTCAAACACTCTCCCGAAACCATCCTGGTGGTCGTGTCCAACCCGCTGGACGCGATGGTGCAGACGTCGTTCAAAGTGAGCGGGTTCCCCAAAGCGCGGGTCATGGGAATGGCCGGGGTGCTGGACTCGGCGCGCATGCGCGCCTTCATCGCCATGGAGATGAAAGTCTCGGTCGAGAACGTCCATGCCTTCGTGCTCGGGGGCCACGGCGACGATATGGTTCCGCTGCCCCGTTATTCCACGGTGGCGGGAATCCCGCTACCCGACCTGATGTCCCAGGAGACGATCGATCGGATCGTCGAGCGCACCCGCAAAGGCGGTGGGGAGATCGTCAGCTATTTGAAGACGGGCTCGGCCTACTATGCGCCGTCGGCGGCCATCGTCGAGATGGTGGATGCCATCCTGAAGGACAAGAAGAAGATCCTGCCCTGCGCGGCCTACCTCGAGGGCGAGTACGGGATCAACGGGCTGTACATGGGAGTCCCGGTCAAGCTCGGATCCTCGGGCGTCGAGGAAGTCATCGAGATCTCGCTCACGAACGAGGAGCGGGCGGCGCTCCAGAAATCCGCCGGAGCGGTACAGGAGCTGGTGGACAAGATCGGCGTTTGA